The Anastrepha ludens isolate Willacy chromosome 2, idAnaLude1.1, whole genome shotgun sequence genome contains a region encoding:
- the LOC128856034 gene encoding organic cation transporter protein-like yields the protein MGYDDVLVHLGDFGKYQRLIFFLLGLTAVSCAFHKMSRAFIFAKPNFRCLLPFENEMNDGGGNNSNYKHYNATDFEIPAPLWRLSFPAETADQKIGRYEACSRFDIDNRLYQRFNSSNQEFNISFLSLVQNISAINGTVPCSSYVYDRSVITNSAVTEWDMVCDRNFLVATSDAIFMLGVLVGSIGFGQLSDKCGRKPVFFISLLIQVSFGILAGIAPDYLTYTIARFIIGTTTSGVFLVAYVIAMEMVGPKKRLYAGMFLMMFFSVGFMLTAAFAYFIHQWRTLQIAISLPGLLFLGYYWIIPESTRWLLSNNRKEAAIANIQKAARFNKVHLDFDTTDRLLNDNGNMEETKSKILENDIATTPVKSVSVFDLLRYPNLRRKTLLIFFDWFVNSGTYYGLSWNTNALGDNILLNFVISGAVEIPAFTFLLFTLNRWGRRTILCGCMLVAGFALLLTIAVPKEENWLIIVLAMIGKLAITASYGTVYIFSAEQFPTVVRNVGLGASSMVARIGGILAPFINMLSNVWRPLPLIIFGSAAFMGGLLSLLLPETLNKPTLETIDDGENFGKGENSASKDKEMHVQDTIENENIPLNGNRDQSINEQFKNEICVKY from the coding sequence ATGGGTTACGATGATGTACTTGTGCACTTGGGAGATTTTGGTAAATACCAACGACTTATATTCTTCCTGCTCGGTCTTACCGCAGTCTCTTGCGCCTTTCACAAAATGTCACGTGCATTTATCTTTGCCAAACCGAACTTCCGTTGCCTCCTTCCGTTTGAGAATGAGATGAATGATGGTGGTGGAAATAACAGCAATTATAAACATTATAATGCAACCGACTTTGAAATACCGGCGCCACTGTGGCGCTTATCGTTCCCCGCGGAAACAGCAGACCAGAAAATAGGGCGTTATGAGGCTTGCAGCCGTTTTGATATTGATAATAGACTCTATCAAAGGTTTAATTCAAGCAATCAGGAATTTAATATAAGTTTCCTATCATTGGTGCAAAATATTTCTGCAATTAATGGCACCGTTCCATGCAGCAGCTACGTTTACGACCGTTCGGTAAtaaccaacagcgccgtcactGAATGGGATATGGTTTGCGATCGGAATTTTTTGGTCGCCACCAGTGACGCGATATTCATGCTGGGAGTGTTGGTTGGCAGTATTGGTTTTGGACAACTGTCGGACAAATGTGGGCGCAAACCAGTCTTCTTTATATCACTGCTGATTCAGGTGTCATTTGGCATATTAGCTGGCATTGCACCGGACTATCTGACTTATACAATTGCACGCTTCATAATCGGTACCACAACGTCTGGAGTGTTTCTTGTTGCCTATGTAATTGCCATGGAGATGGTGGGGCCGAAAAAACGTTTATATGCCGGTATGTTTCTTATGATGTTCTTCTCCGTGGGTTTTATGTTAACTGCTGCCTTCGCGTACTTCATTCACCAATGGCGTACACTGCAAATAGCCATCTCACTTCCAGGGCTCTTGTTTCTCGGTTACTACTGGATTATACCAGAGTCGACGCGTTGGTTGTTATCGAATAACCGAAAAGAAGCTGCAATTGCTAACATACAAAAAGCTGCTCGCTTTAACAAAGTGCACTTAGATTTTGATACAACTGATCGTTTATTAAATGATAATGGCAATATGGAAGAAACGAAATCCAAAATTCTGGAAAACGACATTGCGACGACCCCTGTTAAATCCGTGTCCGTGTTTGATTTATTGCGCTATCCAAATTTGCGCCGAAAaacactattaattttttttgattggttTGTAAATAGTGGCACTTACTATGGACTTTCCTGGAACACAAATGCATTGGGTGACAACATACTCTTGAATTTTGTTATATCCGGCGCTGTTGAAATTCCAGCATTCACTTTCCTACTTTTCACCCTCAATCGGTGGGGACGACGCACCATACTCTGCGGCTGTATGCTGGTCGCCGGTTTTGCATTGCTGCTGACCATCGCAGTACCCAAAGAGGAGAACTGGCTGATCATTGTGCTGGCAATGATAGGAAAACTTGCTATCACCGCTTCTTATGGCACTGTTTACATATTCTCAGCAGAGCAATTTCCTACAGTGGTGAGAAATGTTGGACTAGGTGCGTCTTCGATGGTGGCACGTATTGGTGGCATACTAGCCCCCTTCATCAATATGTTAAGCAATGTATGGCGACCGCTGCCACTTATTATCTTTGGAAGTGCTGCATTTATGGGTGGGCTTCTGTCGCTGCTGCTACCTGAAACTCTCAACAAACCAACACTTGAAACGATAGATGATGGAGAGAATTTTGGTAAGGGAGAGAATAGTGCGAGTAAAGATAAAGAAATGCATGTTCAAGATAcaatagaaaatgaaaatatacctTTAAATGGAAATCGTGACCAATCTATAAATGAACAATTCAAAAACGAGATTTGCGTAAAATATTAa
- the LOC128856035 gene encoding uncharacterized protein LOC128856035 has product MNRNLNRRNEMEGGPPKKPTAVASASSTAVVKPPSGAIWTFRDRAGRWRGGLGKPAFSLFTAGVIGSTPPRVNMPYSTPTSIRGWGEAPALRINQQVVVEKPGSSKHVANVGKEGGRKHARPSKRAYYERKAAIKVLSRLRDVPANQLTVEQARSVEWAKGVVSSSGKPVDTAPKRQSTPDHTEEGVAKKTKIGGHKYPIFGEVVNSGGEVLGIVDRAEEEGAIPKEKWKSVEDAIAEVYLQVLEENPGPPPLCHDNGWYQGRAKLIACEDNRSAQLYRVAVSKVGEVWPGAKLVAISKEEIPSRPRARIRIPAKPAEPEKIEQIFKSCNGDLPTHNWKVWKIEEPVDGRRQVLLLLNAETLAPLAGKGWKVRFGFVDVAVRIYRNDEPALKLGEESDRSNLNSGDEERLSSSQYSTDSERLVEPLFNEDNILSVEADCEEVVEEDVDAPMVETKWADSCETAPNKSPLF; this is encoded by the coding sequence ATGAACAGAAATTTAAATAGAAGAAACGAAATGGAGGGCGGTCCTCCAAAAAAACCGACGGCGGTGGCTTCGGCCTCGAGCACGGCAGTGGTCAAACCACCGTCAGGGGCAATATGGACCTTCAGAGATAGGGCTGGTAGGTGGAGAGGAGGACTGGGAAAACCGGCCTTTAGCCTTTTTACGGCAGGAGTTATAGGGTCAACTCCGCCTAGGGTAAACATGCCCTATTCCACCCCAACATCTATCAGAGGGTGGGGAGAGGCACCTGCTTTAAGGATTAACCAGCAGGTTGTTGTTGAGAAACCAGGCAGCTCAAAACATGTTGCAAATGTAGGTAAAGAGGGAGGGCGTAAGCATGCCCGTCCCTCGAAGCGGGCCTATTACGAAAGGAAGGCGGCCATCAAGGTCTTATCTAGGTTACGAGATGTGCCAGCGAATCAGTTAACAGTGGAACAGGCCAGGTCTGTTGAATGGGCAAAGGGGGTGGTATCCAGCTCGGGAAAACCGGTGGATACTGCTCCAAAAAGGCAAAGTACACCTGACCATACAGAGGAAGGGGtcgccaaaaaaacaaaaataggggGCCATAAGTACCCGATATTTGGCGAAGTGGTAAACAGTGGCGGTGAGGTACTGGGCATCGTTGACAGAGCAGAGGAGGAAGGGGCTATTCCCAAGGAGAAATGGAAGTCGGTTGAGGATGCTATTGCTGAAGTCTATCTCCAGGTTCTAGAGGAAAACCCCGGACCTCCTCCGCTCTGTCACGATAACGGCTGGTACCAAGGTAGGGCGAAGCTCATCGCTTGTGAGGATAATAGGTCAGCTCAGCTCTACAGGGTGGCCGTCAGTAAAGTCGGTGAGGTTTGGCCGGGGGCCAAACTCGTAGCAATCAGCAAGGAAGAAATTCCAAGCAGACCAAGAGCTCGAATACGGATTCCTGCCAAGCCGGCGGAGCCGGAAAAAATAGAGCAGATATTTAAATCCTGCAACGGTGACCTGCCAACCCATAATTGGAAAGTATGGAAGATTGAGGAGCCAGTAGATGGTAGAAGACAGGTGTTGTTGCTTCTCAACGCCGAAACACTCGCCCCACTGGCGGGAAAAGGATGGAAGGTCCGATTTGGGTTCGTCGACGTAGCCGTTCGGATTTACCGAAATGATGAGCCAGCTCTAAAACTTGGTGAAGAGAGCGATAGATCTAACTTGAACAGCGGTGACGAAGAACGGTTATCCAGCAGCCAGTACTCGACCGATTCAGAGAGGCTTGTGGAACCGTTGTTTAATGAAGATAATATTCTCTCTGTCGAGGCCGATTGTGAGGAGGTCGTTGAGGAAGACGTTGACGCCCCCATGGTGGAGACTAAGTGGGCAGATTCATGTGAAACTGCTCCAAATAAATCTCCGCTATTCTAG